The following are encoded together in the Desulfococcus multivorans genome:
- a CDS encoding nitric oxide reductase activation protein NorD: MTSSDVPSTGGDDGTALLSERLAVVDPELSAKVAAILSPKRSRVSRDDLDLLEEETLWAMVRDIELGYLTAEGYARLLGEVSADRIAAYRGMIRYVGEKGVNLGRMLARYWVPVLRHGDDDLIDRFSRAVGVMRKKGEYTLKKPFDYLATLLEAGHPGAAAAFLGLLLEIFSRDLPYNECLHLARAVPETTAALPEAKRNAQISQLRRVARADVRLVRPFMTALSEKLCRLSEDGLRRFVTAGLEAFGRNADEGLRFLSLASRQGIDAYRELLVTVALPEIRGRLNRYLKARTGLRIALRPMSATAAGALEGASTPPLVLSDGRCIYLADEIGRFPSRDENREMYTCLVRLESAVYEFGTYDFDLERTLEGLHVSLPESDAAHRSDLEPDLEPDLERFFGIFPEPALARDLFTVFEQGRLRVILGRVYPGVVKRAFPFLVRAAGIAPPEERPRELLSWLYRRIGMGETLDIRDPGFRRSLEAVERCFEGRITPESDVNAVGALVFESYPLVRRLIAGDGHPSPLSPPFGRRFRSDLHFSAHIDHHRTAQRIQTLLKAKGVKVYRQDLLKRLVMQQGALSSQDLREMTLSPDAGKGLPPDPLNAGLPAEVLAAVLGETGTAAGPAEDVPYPVYWYREWDHQLGDYLHDHVRVLERPLGAAADDVYQEVLRSRRGLVRNIRRAFELLRPEGLVLLRRWTEGDDFDYRALIDFAVERKAGILPSDRLYIKRVKQQRDVAVLLLVDLSRSTANRVFESAATVLDLEKEAVVLFAEALTVVGDNFAVAGFSGTGRLGVDYYRIKDFDAPVDDAVRGRISAVTPQRSTRTGAAVRHATAQLAATAARVRLLIILGDGFPNDTGYKREYAIADTRKAIAEARAKGVHARAITVNILGDERLDDLYGSFHHNVISDVRELPAKLLRIYGTLTR; encoded by the coding sequence ATGACCTCTTCTGACGTCCCTTCCACGGGCGGTGACGACGGCACGGCGCTTCTGAGCGAGCGTCTTGCCGTGGTGGATCCCGAACTGAGCGCGAAGGTGGCGGCCATTCTTTCTCCCAAGCGCTCCCGCGTTTCCAGGGACGATCTCGACCTGCTGGAGGAAGAGACCCTCTGGGCCATGGTCAGGGACATCGAGCTGGGGTATCTGACGGCCGAAGGCTACGCCCGGCTTCTGGGTGAGGTCTCCGCAGACCGCATCGCCGCATATCGCGGGATGATCCGGTATGTCGGGGAAAAGGGCGTCAATCTCGGCCGGATGCTCGCCCGTTACTGGGTGCCGGTCCTGAGGCACGGCGACGACGATTTGATCGATCGCTTCTCCCGGGCGGTCGGGGTCATGCGGAAAAAGGGGGAGTACACCCTCAAAAAACCCTTCGACTACCTCGCGACCCTCCTGGAGGCGGGGCACCCCGGCGCCGCCGCCGCCTTTCTGGGGCTGCTGCTGGAGATCTTTTCCCGGGACCTTCCCTATAATGAATGCCTCCACCTCGCCAGGGCCGTGCCCGAAACGACGGCCGCCCTCCCCGAGGCGAAACGGAACGCGCAGATATCCCAGCTTCGGCGGGTGGCGCGTGCGGACGTCCGCCTCGTACGTCCCTTCATGACCGCCCTTTCGGAAAAGCTCTGCCGGCTTTCGGAGGACGGCCTGCGCCGATTCGTCACCGCGGGTCTCGAGGCCTTCGGCCGCAACGCGGATGAGGGCCTCCGTTTCCTCTCCCTCGCCTCCCGGCAGGGCATCGATGCCTATCGGGAGCTTCTGGTCACCGTGGCCCTTCCCGAAATTCGGGGGCGGCTCAATCGGTATCTCAAGGCCCGAACCGGGCTGAGGATCGCCCTCCGGCCCATGTCGGCGACGGCTGCCGGCGCCCTCGAGGGGGCTTCCACGCCGCCGTTGGTCCTTTCCGACGGCCGGTGCATCTATCTCGCCGACGAGATCGGTCGGTTTCCCTCCCGTGACGAGAATCGGGAGATGTACACGTGTCTCGTGCGCCTCGAATCGGCGGTTTACGAATTCGGCACCTATGACTTCGATCTGGAGCGGACCCTGGAGGGGCTGCACGTGTCGCTGCCGGAGTCGGACGCCGCGCATCGATCGGATCTCGAGCCGGATCTCGAGCCGGATCTCGAGCGGTTTTTCGGAATCTTCCCGGAACCGGCACTGGCCCGAGACCTCTTTACCGTTTTCGAACAGGGTCGTCTGCGGGTGATCCTTGGCCGGGTGTATCCCGGGGTGGTGAAAAGGGCTTTTCCCTTTCTGGTCCGGGCCGCCGGTATCGCACCCCCCGAGGAGCGGCCCCGGGAGCTTCTCTCCTGGCTCTACCGGCGGATAGGGATGGGGGAGACGCTCGATATCCGCGACCCCGGGTTTCGTCGGTCCCTCGAAGCGGTGGAGCGGTGTTTTGAAGGCCGGATCACCCCGGAAAGCGACGTGAACGCCGTCGGGGCTCTGGTTTTCGAGAGCTACCCCCTGGTCCGGCGCCTGATCGCCGGGGACGGGCACCCCAGCCCCCTGTCACCGCCCTTCGGCCGTCGGTTCCGATCGGATCTCCATTTTTCGGCCCACATCGATCACCATCGTACGGCCCAACGCATCCAGACCCTGCTGAAGGCAAAAGGCGTCAAGGTCTATCGACAGGACCTGCTGAAGCGCCTCGTGATGCAGCAGGGCGCCCTTTCTTCGCAAGACCTCCGGGAAATGACCCTCTCCCCCGATGCGGGGAAGGGTTTACCGCCCGATCCGTTGAACGCCGGGCTTCCGGCCGAGGTGCTCGCGGCGGTTCTGGGCGAAACGGGCACGGCGGCAGGACCGGCGGAGGATGTGCCCTATCCGGTCTACTGGTACCGGGAATGGGATCATCAGCTGGGGGATTATCTCCATGATCACGTCCGGGTGCTGGAACGACCCCTCGGTGCGGCTGCCGACGATGTCTACCAGGAGGTCCTCCGGTCCCGCCGCGGCCTGGTCCGGAACATCCGCAGGGCCTTTGAACTGCTCAGGCCCGAGGGCCTCGTCCTGCTGCGCCGTTGGACCGAAGGGGACGATTTCGACTACCGGGCGCTCATCGACTTCGCCGTCGAACGAAAGGCGGGGATTCTTCCCTCGGACCGGCTCTATATCAAGCGCGTCAAGCAACAGCGGGACGTGGCGGTGCTGCTGCTGGTGGACCTGTCCCGTTCCACCGCCAATCGGGTTTTCGAATCCGCCGCCACGGTGCTTGACCTGGAAAAGGAGGCCGTCGTGCTCTTTGCGGAGGCCCTGACGGTGGTGGGGGACAATTTCGCGGTGGCGGGATTTTCCGGGACCGGGCGCCTGGGGGTCGACTACTACCGGATCAAGGATTTCGACGCGCCGGTGGACGATGCCGTTCGAGGGCGGATCAGCGCCGTGACCCCCCAGCGCAGCACCCGAACGGGCGCGGCCGTCCGCCACGCGACGGCCCAGCTGGCGGCGACGGCGGCCAGGGTTCGGCTGCTCATCATTCTGGGGGACGGTTTCCCCAACGATACGGGCTACAAGCGGGAATACGCCATTGCCGACACCCGGAAGGCCATTGCCGAAGCCCGGGCCAAAGGCGTCCATGCCCGGGCCATCACCGTCAATATCCTTGGCGACGAGCGGTTGGACGACCTCTACGGCAGCTTTCACCACAATGTCATCTCGGATGTCCGGGAACTGCCGGCCAAGCTGCTCAGGATCTACGGCACGCTGACGCGATAG
- a CDS encoding TraB/GumN family protein, with protein METNHNPNVHRCRAGGKEIILVGTAHVSRESAELVRRTIEAEKPDTVCVELCASRYQAIRQQDQWREMDIVKVVREKKAFLLLSNLMLAAFQKRIAQKLDVVPGQEMLTAMETADAVGARIHLADRDIRVTLSRTWRIMGFRDRMKLLFQLILSMGDLGEISEADVERMKEQDILESLLDDVGRSLPVLKSILIDERDQYLTHRIRTAPGSKIVAVVGAGHVPGILAGWEKEIDIAALEEIPPKGRLSGALKWLLPLLIAAIFLVGFFGGGAEAGARMAFSWVVANGVFAGLGAAAALAHPATVVSAVAAAPLTSLNPMVAAGWVSGLVEALVKKPRVMDFEDLPKDILSVRGFWRNKVTRVLLVVVFTNLGSTVGTFVAIPLMVNVLG; from the coding sequence ATGGAAACAAACCACAACCCGAATGTCCACCGCTGCCGGGCGGGCGGGAAGGAGATCATCCTGGTGGGAACGGCCCATGTCTCCAGGGAGAGCGCCGAGCTCGTCCGAAGGACCATCGAGGCTGAAAAACCCGACACGGTCTGTGTGGAGCTCTGCGCATCCCGATACCAGGCCATCCGGCAGCAGGACCAGTGGCGGGAGATGGATATCGTCAAGGTCGTTCGGGAAAAGAAGGCCTTTCTGCTCCTTTCGAACCTCATGCTGGCGGCCTTCCAGAAACGCATCGCCCAGAAACTCGACGTCGTCCCCGGACAGGAGATGCTGACGGCCATGGAGACGGCGGATGCCGTGGGAGCCCGGATTCACCTGGCTGACCGGGACATCCGGGTGACCCTGTCGCGGACCTGGCGGATCATGGGATTCCGGGACAGGATGAAGCTCCTCTTTCAGCTCATTCTCTCCATGGGGGATCTGGGGGAGATCAGCGAGGCGGACGTGGAGCGCATGAAGGAGCAGGACATCCTGGAAAGCCTCCTGGATGACGTCGGCAGATCCCTCCCGGTTCTCAAAAGCATCCTCATCGACGAGCGGGACCAGTATCTGACCCACCGCATCCGGACCGCACCCGGATCGAAGATCGTCGCGGTGGTGGGGGCCGGTCACGTGCCCGGCATCCTCGCCGGTTGGGAGAAGGAGATCGACATCGCGGCCCTGGAGGAGATCCCGCCCAAGGGCCGTCTTTCGGGGGCACTCAAGTGGCTTCTGCCCCTCCTCATCGCGGCGATCTTTCTCGTCGGGTTTTTCGGAGGCGGCGCCGAGGCGGGGGCCCGGATGGCCTTCTCGTGGGTGGTGGCCAACGGCGTCTTCGCGGGGCTCGGCGCTGCCGCGGCCCTGGCCCATCCGGCGACCGTCGTCTCGGCCGTCGCAGCCGCGCCCCTGACCTCCCTCAACCCCATGGTGGCGGCGGGGTGGGTCTCGGGTCTGGTGGAGGCTTTGGTGAAAAAGCCCCGGGTCATGGACTTCGAGGATCTGCCCAAAGACATCCTCTCCGTCCGGGGCTTCTGGCGCAACAAGGTGACCCGCGTGCTCCTCGTGGTGGTCTTCACCAACCTGGGCAGCACCGTCGGAACCTTCGTGGCCATCCCCCTCATGGTCAACGTCCTGGGATAG
- a CDS encoding menaquinone biosynthetic enzyme MqnA/MqnD family protein codes for MTPRHDPCFPGGTPEDTGSRSYEPVRVGRISYMNVAPVYYGLNNGQKPDWMAMTCAPPAALNAMMAAGELDVSPVSSAAYARHQDKWLILPDLSIACFGPVMSVLLVSRHPFAGLAGRKVVLTRESATAAALTRYLLASDGIRPCLTVGRVRRADDLPDDTGAALVIGDAALREPWAARFDHVWDLGAMWRERTGLPFVFALWVVRKSFAEAHPDRVSAVLHQFYRSRSAGAGHLSRILPEAADRLGISPEMCRRYYHRLRYTLDSAQMAGLSAFFRGLYAERIISRPVGLSLFRDPGLQDAPGHERPIASACRRS; via the coding sequence ATGACCCCACGACATGACCCCTGTTTCCCCGGCGGGACTCCGGAAGACACCGGGAGCCGCTCATACGAACCGGTTCGGGTCGGCCGCATCAGCTACATGAACGTGGCCCCCGTCTACTACGGTCTCAACAACGGGCAAAAACCCGACTGGATGGCGATGACCTGCGCACCGCCCGCCGCCCTGAACGCCATGATGGCGGCGGGCGAACTGGACGTCAGCCCGGTCTCATCGGCGGCCTATGCCCGGCATCAGGACAAATGGCTGATCCTGCCGGACCTCTCCATCGCCTGTTTCGGGCCGGTCATGAGCGTCCTGCTGGTGAGCCGCCACCCTTTCGCCGGCCTGGCAGGCAGAAAGGTCGTCCTGACCCGTGAATCCGCAACGGCCGCGGCGCTCACCCGATACCTCCTGGCATCGGACGGCATCCGCCCGTGTCTCACCGTCGGCCGCGTTCGCAGAGCGGACGACCTGCCCGACGACACCGGCGCCGCCCTGGTCATCGGCGACGCCGCTCTCCGGGAGCCCTGGGCCGCCCGGTTCGACCACGTCTGGGATCTGGGAGCGATGTGGCGGGAACGGACCGGTCTGCCCTTTGTCTTCGCCCTCTGGGTCGTCCGGAAATCCTTTGCCGAAGCCCATCCGGACCGGGTGTCGGCCGTCCTCCACCAGTTTTACCGCTCCAGGAGCGCCGGAGCCGGACACCTCTCCCGGATCCTTCCCGAAGCGGCGGACCGCCTCGGGATCTCGCCGGAGATGTGCCGGCGCTACTACCACCGGCTCCGCTACACCCTCGATTCCGCCCAAATGGCGGGCCTCTCCGCGTTCTTTCGGGGGCTCTATGCCGAAAGGATCATTTCCCGGCCGGTGGGCCTCTCCCTCTTTCGGGATCCCGGACTCCAGGACGCCCCCGGCCACGAAAGACCTATCGCGTCAGCGTGCCGTAGATCCTGA
- a CDS encoding MBL fold metallo-hydrolase yields MLIRCWGSRGSIPVSGRDYIKYGGDTTCIEIRGRAGDVIIVDAGTGIRRLGHRLAAEGLFDYHLIFTHAHWDHLMGFPYFKPVYSSRTRLQMYRCPYSKFVETMLSKVMAPPYFPVPYGDTSARISYADDMMCSTAFQIGSVSVQSIPMNHPNSGRGYKFSEDGKSFVFLTDNELRHRHGGGVSYERYLEFVLDADLMMHDAEYTPEEYGRRCGWGHSTYLDALALAMDAGVRRLGLFHLNQDRTDREVDEIVAACRKVVSDCGKSLDCFAVGADMEFTL; encoded by the coding sequence ATGCTGATCAGATGCTGGGGCTCCAGAGGCTCCATCCCTGTTTCGGGCAGGGATTACATCAAATATGGGGGGGACACCACGTGCATCGAGATCCGGGGCCGTGCGGGGGACGTTATCATCGTCGACGCGGGGACCGGAATCCGGCGGCTGGGGCATCGTTTGGCGGCCGAGGGACTATTTGATTACCACCTGATTTTCACCCACGCCCACTGGGATCATCTGATGGGTTTTCCGTATTTCAAGCCGGTCTACAGCTCCCGGACCCGACTTCAGATGTATCGCTGCCCCTATTCCAAATTTGTGGAGACGATGCTGTCCAAGGTCATGGCCCCGCCCTATTTTCCCGTACCCTATGGCGACACCAGCGCACGGATCTCCTACGCGGACGACATGATGTGCAGCACCGCCTTTCAGATCGGATCCGTTTCCGTCCAGTCGATCCCGATGAACCACCCGAACAGCGGACGGGGGTACAAGTTTTCCGAAGACGGCAAAAGCTTCGTATTCCTGACGGACAACGAATTGCGCCATCGGCACGGCGGCGGCGTTTCCTATGAAAGGTATCTGGAATTCGTCCTTGACGCGGATCTGATGATGCACGACGCCGAGTACACCCCCGAGGAATACGGGCGTCGCTGCGGGTGGGGGCACTCCACCTATCTGGACGCTCTCGCGCTGGCCATGGATGCCGGGGTGAGGCGCCTGGGGCTGTTCCATCTTAACCAGGACCGGACGGACCGGGAGGTCGACGAGATCGTCGCGGCCTGCCGGAAGGTCGTTTCCGACTGCGGAAAATCCCTCGACTGTTTTGCCGTGGGCGCGGATATGGAGTTTACGTTATGA
- a CDS encoding SIR2 family NAD-dependent protein deacylase encodes MKDMIRRAAENLMAAKRVVALTGAGISVESGIPPFRGRGGIWERVDPMVFGHIDTFEKDPETVWRVLIRDLKTIIDRAAPNDGHKGLARLEAMGRLKAVITQNVDGLHQAAGNTEVLEFHGTCALQRCMDCGGRTPTRDVDIARLPPRCPCGGVLRPDWVFFGEAIPPEALRRSRQLAAECDLMLVVGTSAVVHPAAYMPVIARDAGALVIEINPERTPLTGVVSDYLIKGGAGEVMNALISELEGMR; translated from the coding sequence ATGAAGGATATGATTCGACGTGCGGCGGAGAATCTGATGGCGGCCAAACGCGTCGTCGCCCTCACGGGCGCCGGCATTTCCGTGGAGAGCGGCATCCCGCCTTTCCGCGGCAGGGGCGGCATCTGGGAGCGGGTCGATCCCATGGTGTTCGGACACATCGACACCTTCGAGAAGGACCCGGAAACGGTCTGGCGTGTTTTGATCCGGGATCTCAAGACGATCATCGACCGGGCCGCGCCCAATGACGGGCACAAGGGACTGGCGCGCCTGGAGGCCATGGGGCGGCTGAAGGCCGTTATCACCCAGAACGTCGACGGGCTTCACCAGGCGGCGGGCAACACGGAGGTTCTGGAATTCCACGGCACCTGTGCCCTGCAGCGGTGTATGGACTGCGGGGGCAGGACGCCGACCCGCGACGTCGATATCGCCAGGCTGCCGCCGAGATGTCCGTGCGGCGGCGTCCTTCGGCCCGACTGGGTCTTCTTCGGAGAGGCGATCCCCCCCGAGGCCCTTCGGCGTTCCCGGCAGCTCGCGGCGGAATGCGACCTGATGCTCGTGGTGGGGACCTCCGCCGTGGTGCATCCCGCGGCCTACATGCCCGTCATCGCCAGGGATGCCGGGGCCCTCGTCATCGAGATCAATCCGGAGCGGACGCCGCTCACCGGCGTCGTCAGCGACTACCTGATCAAGGGGGGCGCCGGCGAGGTGATGAACGCCCTGATCTCCGAACTGGAGGGAATGAGATGA
- a CDS encoding amidohydrolase family protein: protein MNAAAPRVLDTRQDAATHRAGWVVAAPDRIIRNGCVAAADGRIIAVGPRAAMPAGLPVQDHGPGTLMPLLINAHTHLELSALAGRLPLDRGFRFWVRRLMAERAALSPKALVDAAKEGIDALAAGGCGVTAEVSTLGLTWEPLRDSGLSGVWFREFLGNPPAGTEAALPDSTPLLTAAAAGHGPHTTDPAFLRRLKTTARRGGRPFSIHLGESEDEQDFLTTGKGAWADFLTERGIDFSGWPLPADGPVPYADRLGILDAGTLAVHLIHAGPGDFDILRERGVHVCLCPRSNRNLHGRLPDLPGMLDAGLAPCLGTDSLAGTESLSIRDEMAFSARAYPGVPPETILAMATRNAAAALHLSDQFGSLAPGKSAGIQYLPATAPTPSALMERIVHDPTT from the coding sequence ATGAATGCCGCAGCCCCCAGAGTCCTCGACACCCGACAGGACGCTGCGACCCACCGGGCCGGCTGGGTGGTCGCGGCTCCCGATCGGATCATCCGGAACGGCTGTGTCGCCGCGGCGGACGGCCGCATCATCGCCGTGGGACCGCGCGCCGCCATGCCTGCGGGCCTCCCGGTTCAGGACCACGGTCCCGGGACGCTCATGCCGCTGCTGATCAACGCCCACACCCACCTCGAGCTGTCGGCCCTGGCCGGAAGGTTGCCGTTGGACCGGGGGTTCCGGTTCTGGGTGCGCCGGCTCATGGCGGAACGCGCGGCCCTGAGCCCCAAGGCCCTGGTCGACGCTGCGAAAGAGGGCATCGATGCCCTTGCGGCCGGGGGATGCGGGGTGACGGCGGAGGTGTCGACCCTGGGCCTCACCTGGGAACCGCTCAGGGATTCGGGGCTTTCGGGGGTCTGGTTTCGAGAGTTTCTGGGAAACCCCCCAGCTGGAACCGAGGCGGCCCTCCCCGATTCGACGCCGCTTCTGACCGCCGCGGCAGCCGGACACGGCCCCCATACCACCGACCCGGCCTTTCTGAGGCGCCTCAAGACCACGGCGCGCCGCGGGGGAAGGCCGTTCTCGATCCATTTGGGGGAATCGGAGGACGAACAGGATTTTCTCACGACGGGAAAGGGGGCCTGGGCCGACTTTCTGACGGAACGGGGGATCGACTTCTCCGGGTGGCCCCTCCCGGCCGACGGGCCGGTGCCCTATGCGGACCGTCTCGGGATTCTGGACGCCGGAACCCTGGCCGTCCACCTGATCCATGCCGGCCCGGGGGATTTCGACATCCTTCGGGAGCGCGGGGTCCACGTCTGCCTCTGCCCCCGGAGCAACCGGAATCTCCACGGCAGACTGCCGGACCTGCCGGGCATGCTCGACGCGGGACTCGCTCCCTGCCTGGGAACCGACAGCTTGGCCGGCACCGAATCCCTTTCGATCCGAGACGAAATGGCCTTCTCGGCCCGGGCCTATCCCGGCGTGCCGCCGGAAACGATCCTGGCCATGGCGACCCGAAACGCCGCCGCCGCCCTGCACCTGTCGGATCAATTCGGCAGCCTCGCGCCGGGGAAATCGGCAGGCATCCAGTACCTGCCCGCCACCGCACCCACCCCGTCCGCCCTGATGGAGCGCATTGTCCATGACCCCACGACATGA
- a CDS encoding ASKHA domain-containing protein translates to MTADRRGGSRRVATVTLTPPSLRDNTADADRLVQALKRDVGAERVRIDLPLLKRIPEQIREWRYTARCLLFKDRDAHLLLAATDPSAPGVMAGLAVDLGTTRIVLRLVDLADARILDEDAFNNPQIAVGPDVLARIHHADTPEGLAELQAMVVDGINRTVSGMCTRSGFSTADIHLATIAGNTAMSHLFMGIPPRWLIREPYIPAVNAPDLLTAAELGLALSPGARVMVFPNVGSYFGGDLIAGILFSGMNEMPETAILVDVGTNAEVILGNRDWLIACAGAAGPALESGVARMGMMAAPGVIDTVTVDPATRRIRYETIGGLPPRGICGSGVIDLAAHLFLSGMLDIRGKLVPEKCGEHLAVIDGMNHIVVVQAEDSATGRPLMMSQADIDSLIRSKAAMYTILETITLSVGMTPRDLDRFYVAGTFGSFIKPRSAITIGMIPDLPMECYRPLGNSSLGGAAMALTLDDPMAETARIRDRITYLELNVNQELMNRFSAARFLPHTEPSLFPSVRVGDGSAPPPALSLVEVQPHTPSSLCLAGARTAIPGR, encoded by the coding sequence ATGACCGCGGATAGGAGGGGCGGCAGCCGCCGGGTCGCGACCGTCACGCTGACGCCGCCCAGCCTCAGGGACAACACCGCCGACGCCGACCGCCTTGTTCAGGCCCTCAAACGGGATGTGGGCGCTGAGAGGGTCCGGATCGATCTCCCCCTCCTGAAACGGATCCCCGAGCAGATCAGAGAGTGGCGCTACACAGCCCGCTGTCTCCTCTTCAAGGACCGGGACGCCCATCTGCTTCTGGCCGCGACCGATCCGTCGGCGCCCGGCGTCATGGCGGGCCTGGCGGTGGATCTCGGCACCACCCGCATCGTCCTTCGGCTGGTGGATCTGGCCGACGCCCGGATCCTGGATGAGGACGCCTTCAACAACCCCCAGATCGCGGTGGGGCCGGACGTTCTGGCCCGGATACACCACGCCGATACGCCCGAAGGGCTGGCCGAGCTTCAAGCCATGGTCGTCGACGGGATCAACCGCACCGTCTCGGGGATGTGCACCCGATCGGGCTTTTCCACCGCGGACATCCACCTGGCAACCATCGCCGGAAACACGGCCATGAGCCACCTCTTCATGGGGATTCCGCCGCGCTGGCTCATCCGGGAGCCGTATATTCCCGCCGTCAACGCCCCGGATCTGCTCACGGCGGCCGAGCTGGGCCTGGCGCTCAGCCCAGGGGCGCGGGTCATGGTCTTCCCCAATGTCGGCAGCTACTTCGGCGGCGATCTCATCGCCGGGATTCTTTTCTCCGGCATGAACGAGATGCCGGAGACCGCCATCCTCGTGGATGTCGGCACCAACGCCGAGGTGATCCTGGGCAACCGGGACTGGCTCATCGCCTGCGCCGGCGCGGCAGGGCCGGCCCTGGAAAGCGGGGTCGCCCGCATGGGCATGATGGCGGCTCCCGGGGTGATCGACACGGTGACCGTGGATCCCGCAACGCGCCGGATCCGCTACGAAACCATCGGCGGGCTGCCGCCCAGGGGCATCTGCGGCTCGGGTGTCATCGACCTGGCCGCCCACCTCTTTCTGTCGGGGATGCTCGATATCCGGGGGAAGCTGGTGCCGGAGAAGTGCGGGGAACACCTCGCGGTCATCGACGGCATGAACCATATCGTGGTGGTGCAGGCCGAGGATTCGGCTACGGGCCGTCCCCTCATGATGAGCCAGGCCGACATCGACAGCCTCATCCGGTCCAAGGCCGCCATGTACACCATCCTGGAGACCATCACCCTCTCGGTGGGAATGACCCCCCGGGACCTCGACCGTTTTTACGTAGCCGGAACCTTCGGCTCGTTCATCAAGCCCCGGTCGGCCATCACCATCGGCATGATCCCGGATCTTCCCATGGAATGCTACCGCCCCCTGGGCAACAGCTCCCTGGGCGGGGCCGCCATGGCCCTGACCCTGGACGACCCCATGGCCGAGACGGCGCGCATCCGGGACCGAATTACCTATCTGGAGCTCAACGTCAACCAGGAGCTCATGAACCGGTTCAGCGCGGCCAGGTTTCTGCCCCATACCGAGCCCTCCTTATTCCCCTCCGTCCGCGTCGGCGACGGGAGCGCACCCCCGCCCGCGTTATCGCTCGTCGAGGTACAACCGCATACGCCTTCCTCGCTCTGCCTTGCCGGGGCTCGAACAGCTATCCCAGGACGTTGA
- a CDS encoding CbbQ/NirQ/NorQ/GpvN family protein: protein MTDGTMAAMRECYRIRQAPYYLETGDEVAVFEAAYAARLPVMLKGPTGCGKTRFVEHMAYRLDRPLVTVACHEDLFASDLIGRYLLKRDETVWEDGPLTRAVRMGAICYLDEVVEARKDTTVVIHPLTDNRRTLAIDKTGEVLIAHPDFVLVISYNPGYQSVLKDLKQSTRQRFIAMDFDYPAPDLETEIVSREGEIDRETAAKLVTLAGKIRNIREHGLTEGAGTRLLIYAARLIRLHVPVREACRSAVCLPLTDDERLQETLGDLIDDLF, encoded by the coding sequence ATGACGGATGGTACCATGGCGGCGATGAGGGAGTGCTACCGGATCAGACAGGCCCCCTACTATCTGGAGACGGGAGACGAGGTCGCCGTCTTCGAGGCGGCCTACGCGGCACGGCTGCCGGTGATGCTGAAAGGCCCCACCGGGTGTGGGAAGACTCGTTTCGTGGAGCACATGGCCTATCGGCTGGATCGTCCGCTGGTGACCGTTGCCTGCCATGAAGACCTCTTTGCTTCCGATCTCATCGGACGGTATCTCCTGAAGCGCGATGAAACCGTCTGGGAGGACGGCCCCCTGACCCGGGCCGTCCGGATGGGCGCCATCTGCTACCTGGACGAGGTCGTCGAGGCCCGGAAGGATACCACGGTGGTCATCCATCCCCTCACCGACAACCGGCGGACCCTGGCCATCGATAAAACAGGAGAGGTTCTGATCGCCCACCCCGATTTCGTTCTCGTCATCTCCTACAACCCGGGCTATCAGTCGGTCCTCAAGGACCTGAAGCAAAGCACTCGACAACGCTTCATCGCCATGGATTTCGACTATCCCGCCCCCGACCTGGAGACCGAGATCGTTTCCCGGGAGGGGGAAATCGACCGGGAGACCGCCGCGAAGCTGGTGACCCTTGCCGGAAAGATTCGGAATATCCGGGAACACGGTCTCACCGAAGGCGCCGGGACCCGCCTGCTCATCTACGCGGCAAGGCTGATCCGCCTGCATGTGCCCGTCCGGGAGGCATGCCGGTCGGCCGTCTGTCTGCCCCTCACGGATGACGAGCGTCTCCAGGAGACACTGGGGGATCTGATCGATGACCTCTTCTGA